In one Spirosoma rigui genomic region, the following are encoded:
- a CDS encoding methyltransferase RsmF C-terminal domain-like protein, protein MRAQLGDDYAAFEAALRQETPVSIRVNPRKPGFDTSGLQPVPWCPGGFYLPERPSFTLDPHFQAGGYYVQEASSMLLNEALRQSANLARPLRVLDLCAAPGGKSTLLASALHPDSLLICNEVIRSRVSVLRENIDKWGFPNVVVSNHDPEDMLNLSGFFDVIVVDAPCSGEGLFRKDPDARTEWSEESVQLCSARQKRILAAAAPLLDTGGTLIYSTCTYNDDENLDNVRYLTENGFRNHPLVLPPDWNIAEKDIDGSVGYQCYPHRVRGEGFFISVFKKTAFTAPPKLDARTFRSIRALRSREAASAATWLQNPADFSLWEKPNGDVMALPVALEKQFLGLDVALKNKGFGLEIGQFKGTDFIPSHALALSTAINQSLPAVSLSKEDALRYFKKENLVLNEPATGWLLARYNGLNIGWMKGVGNRVNNYLPKDWRIRMDISEK, encoded by the coding sequence TCGAAGCAGCTTTACGACAGGAAACCCCGGTAAGTATTCGGGTGAATCCCCGTAAGCCCGGTTTCGACACGTCGGGATTACAGCCTGTGCCCTGGTGCCCCGGTGGGTTTTACCTGCCCGAGCGGCCCAGCTTTACGCTCGACCCCCATTTCCAGGCGGGCGGTTACTACGTTCAGGAAGCCTCATCAATGCTACTGAACGAAGCCCTCAGGCAATCGGCTAACCTGGCGAGGCCATTGCGGGTGCTCGATTTATGCGCGGCTCCGGGGGGTAAAAGTACACTGCTGGCTTCGGCACTGCATCCCGATAGTTTATTGATCTGTAACGAAGTGATTCGTAGTCGGGTATCGGTACTGCGCGAGAATATCGACAAATGGGGATTCCCAAATGTGGTCGTCAGCAACCATGATCCGGAAGATATGCTGAACCTGTCGGGTTTCTTCGACGTCATCGTCGTCGATGCTCCCTGTTCGGGCGAAGGCTTATTCCGGAAAGACCCCGACGCCAGAACTGAGTGGTCGGAAGAAAGTGTACAGCTTTGCTCAGCCCGCCAGAAACGGATTCTGGCGGCAGCGGCTCCCCTGCTCGATACGGGTGGTACGCTAATCTACAGCACCTGTACCTACAATGATGACGAGAACCTGGACAATGTCCGGTATCTGACAGAAAACGGCTTCCGGAATCATCCGCTCGTACTTCCCCCCGATTGGAATATTGCCGAGAAAGATATTGACGGTTCGGTAGGGTACCAATGTTATCCGCATCGGGTGCGGGGGGAGGGTTTTTTTATCAGCGTCTTCAAAAAGACGGCGTTTACGGCCCCTCCCAAACTGGACGCCCGCACGTTTCGCAGCATTCGGGCGCTACGGTCGCGTGAAGCGGCATCGGCGGCTACCTGGCTGCAAAACCCGGCTGACTTCTCCCTCTGGGAGAAACCAAATGGCGACGTGATGGCCTTGCCCGTAGCGTTGGAAAAGCAGTTTCTGGGTTTGGATGTGGCGCTGAAAAACAAAGGATTTGGTCTGGAGATCGGCCAGTTTAAAGGCACCGACTTTATCCCATCACATGCGCTGGCTCTTAGTACGGCCATCAACCAGAGCCTACCCGCTGTATCGTTGAGTAAAGAAGATGCACTACGGTATTTTAAGAAAGAGAACCTGGTTCTCAACGAACCCGCCACGGGCTGGCTGCTGGCCCGGTACAACGGCCTGAACATTGGCTGGATGAAGGGCGTTGGCAACCGGGTGAACAACTACCTGCCCAAAGACTGGCGGATCAGGATGGACATCAGCGAAAAGTAG
- a CDS encoding alpha/beta hydrolase — MKRFFTITGLLLALLVVGYMVGPTAHPADVKTEVVKLDPDLINLEQSIAESEHKAHLRPDNEARIIWADSSRKVKTPISMIYIPGFSASWAEGDPIHKQLAKRFGCNLYLARTYGHGVDTPDALKDITPANYAASAERALAIGKELGDKVVVIGTSAGGMLSLYLAAHHPEIHGLILYSPCIAVANPALKLATKPWGEQIVRTALGGDYLTNSHYDGERAKYWFPKYHINGLITLQTMLDQFMTPDQFAKVKQPLFMGYYYKDEDNQDKVVSVAAMLEMYDALGTPAGQKRKRAFPNTGQHVIASHFTSGDLEGVYRETEKFISDVLKLPVVPSTPTSLVAPGTAKDRQKNN, encoded by the coding sequence ATGAAACGGTTTTTTACCATTACGGGCCTGTTGCTGGCCCTCCTTGTTGTTGGTTATATGGTTGGTCCCACTGCCCATCCGGCGGATGTCAAAACTGAAGTCGTCAAACTTGATCCAGATTTGATCAACTTAGAACAGAGCATTGCTGAGTCGGAACATAAAGCGCACCTGCGACCCGACAATGAAGCCCGTATTATCTGGGCCGACAGCAGCCGCAAGGTTAAAACACCCATCAGTATGATTTATATACCGGGTTTCTCGGCAAGCTGGGCCGAAGGTGACCCAATTCATAAGCAACTGGCCAAACGCTTTGGCTGCAACCTGTATCTGGCCCGCACGTATGGCCACGGTGTCGATACACCCGATGCCCTCAAAGATATAACCCCTGCTAATTACGCGGCCTCCGCCGAGCGTGCGTTGGCCATTGGCAAGGAACTGGGGGATAAGGTTGTGGTCATTGGTACGTCGGCGGGGGGGATGCTGTCATTGTATCTGGCGGCCCATCACCCCGAAATTCACGGATTAATTTTGTACTCTCCCTGCATTGCGGTGGCTAATCCGGCCCTTAAACTCGCTACTAAACCGTGGGGTGAGCAAATTGTACGGACGGCGCTGGGTGGCGATTATCTCACGAATAGCCACTACGATGGAGAACGTGCTAAATACTGGTTTCCCAAATACCACATCAACGGCCTGATCACATTGCAAACCATGCTCGATCAGTTCATGACGCCTGATCAGTTTGCAAAAGTGAAACAGCCTCTGTTCATGGGCTACTATTACAAGGACGAAGACAATCAGGATAAGGTGGTGTCGGTGGCGGCCATGCTGGAAATGTATGATGCGCTGGGCACACCAGCCGGGCAGAAACGAAAACGGGCATTTCCTAACACCGGACAGCATGTCATTGCGTCCCATTTTACATCCGGCGACCTGGAGGGTGTGTACCGGGAAACCGAGAAGTTTATCTCCGATGTGCTGAAGCTACCCGTAGTACCCTCAACACCGACATCGCTGGTAGCGCCCGGAACAGCGAAAGACCGACAAAAAAATAATTAA
- a CDS encoding enoyl-ACP reductase FabI: MAYGLLKGKRGIISGALDEKSIAWKVALKAKEEGATFTLTNAPVAMRMGAIKELAQQCNAEIIPADATSVDDLTNLFTQSTEILGGKADFVLHSIGMSPNIRKGKAYTDLNYEWFKQSIDISALSFHKMMQTAYKLDAVSEGGSIVALTYMAAQRTFPFYTDMADAKALLESIARSFGYHYGKYRQVRVNTVSQSPTPTTAGGGIGGFDKFYDFADKTAPLGNATADQCADYCITLFSDLTRMVTMQNLFHDGGFSMTGISEEVMALVNKE; the protein is encoded by the coding sequence ATGGCCTACGGATTACTGAAGGGAAAACGCGGCATCATTTCAGGTGCCCTCGACGAAAAATCAATTGCCTGGAAAGTCGCACTGAAAGCGAAAGAAGAAGGCGCTACGTTTACGCTCACCAACGCGCCGGTTGCCATGCGTATGGGGGCGATCAAAGAACTGGCCCAGCAGTGCAACGCCGAAATCATTCCCGCTGATGCAACGTCGGTCGATGATCTGACGAATCTGTTTACCCAGTCGACCGAAATCCTGGGTGGCAAAGCTGATTTTGTTCTGCACAGCATCGGCATGAGTCCGAACATTCGCAAGGGCAAAGCCTATACCGACCTGAACTACGAGTGGTTCAAACAGAGCATTGACATCTCGGCGCTGTCGTTTCATAAAATGATGCAGACGGCTTATAAACTGGATGCCGTTAGCGAAGGCGGATCGATTGTGGCGCTGACCTATATGGCCGCTCAACGTACCTTCCCATTCTATACCGACATGGCCGATGCCAAAGCCTTGCTCGAATCCATTGCCCGGAGTTTCGGCTACCACTACGGCAAATACCGCCAGGTGCGGGTAAATACCGTTTCGCAGTCACCAACGCCAACGACTGCAGGTGGTGGAATTGGCGGATTCGATAAATTCTACGATTTCGCGGATAAAACGGCTCCCTTGGGCAACGCCACCGCCGATCAGTGCGCCGATTATTGTATCACGCTGTTCTCGGACCTGACCCGTATGGTGACCATGCAGAACCTGTTCCACGATGGTGGTTTCTCCATGACCGGTATCTCGGAAGAGGTGATGGCGCTAGTGAATAAGGAATAA
- a CDS encoding AAA family ATPase: MIPIKLSIQGLYSYQGLQEIDFRQLVGSAVFGIFGKVGSGKTSLLEAISFALYGETERLNSRDNRQYNMMNLKSKHLMIDFEFQAGPDEQLYRFVYEAKRHPKKHQEISSSERRMFIRQGDEWHPIGNEKEDVAILSKQILGLDYDNFKRTIIIPQNQFREFLELSPTDRTKMMNQLFKLDQYDLAARVGKLSKANDDQLSELRGLLAPLTDVNLEAIEQADLDIAAVSALLTEKEEEINRLTPVEKQLLENHKRSKTLASMQEELALLLTKEPAYQQRERDLALFENCLLIFQSDFVNLDKLLVKKQKLAESVSDATQQFGSVTKRLAGLQNVFEAAKQAYETREELQQKADELDTVQQIRTLHQSIGQQARNRDVLTGQLNQQVSQLERYKADRSNHQRIIDTAIGRTSDIGRLYEVKEWFTRYKPLKKQADDLKTAVDKYDLTIDALKQQKNQALVGFPADWSDLTLKTLPDAIEQALARFKEARQEREEKHRKLLVQDELRKYADALNEGLPCPLCGSEHHPNRHMGDEADIDVKGSEAGLDKVIQRIEITSKLQLTINELTTKLRAEHENGKRLIHERADIVRQLTEHEDAFVWKEFSKEQEGIVINAIQKENETQGQILSAQQAIQDLEKLIGEAEAIHSDLTNKVVDAGNAISGLNGQLKTAAESLEHFRLDEVKNWDLNQINDLRNSLTKAYEQVKVHYDDASKQKSDAEKDLATVKEQIQQLQKQLDEVITELESLEASISQNLTSQALTREQVKQILRSDLDIRQEKQQIKEYNEQRSGLQLQVSTLEAELAEHPFDPVALATIQQQLAVVQTEKDALNKEHGRATSVLESLKNQWQQKKEHQKRHDALELRRQDLKKMDEMFRAQGFVNYVSSVYLKNLCESANERFFKLTNNQLKLELDEKNNFLVRDYLNGGDVRSVKTLSGGQTFQAALSLALALSDNIQHLTKAKQNLFFLDEGFGTLDKDALQTVFKTLKALRSENRVVGIISHVEELQLEVDNYIRAESTEEGSRIIRSWEKKE, translated from the coding sequence ATGATACCCATAAAACTGTCTATTCAGGGACTTTACTCTTACCAGGGTTTGCAGGAAATCGACTTTAGGCAACTCGTAGGGTCAGCCGTGTTTGGCATTTTCGGCAAGGTTGGCAGTGGTAAGACGTCTCTTCTGGAAGCAATTAGTTTTGCCTTATATGGCGAGACCGAACGCCTGAACAGCCGCGACAACCGCCAGTATAATATGATGAACCTGAAATCGAAGCATTTGATGATCGACTTCGAATTTCAGGCTGGCCCCGACGAACAGCTGTACCGGTTTGTTTATGAAGCCAAACGACATCCCAAAAAACATCAGGAAATCAGCTCGTCCGAACGGCGCATGTTTATTCGTCAGGGCGACGAGTGGCATCCTATTGGTAACGAAAAAGAAGATGTAGCAATCTTGTCGAAGCAGATTCTTGGGCTGGATTACGATAATTTCAAGCGAACGATCATCATACCCCAGAATCAGTTTCGCGAGTTTCTGGAGTTAAGTCCCACCGACCGGACCAAGATGATGAACCAGTTGTTTAAACTGGATCAATATGATCTGGCCGCGCGGGTGGGCAAACTCAGTAAAGCAAACGACGATCAGCTATCTGAACTACGTGGTCTTCTTGCCCCCCTGACCGATGTAAATCTGGAAGCTATTGAACAAGCTGACCTCGACATTGCAGCTGTGTCGGCTTTGCTTACCGAGAAAGAGGAGGAGATCAATCGACTGACGCCCGTTGAAAAACAGCTGCTTGAAAACCACAAACGGAGTAAGACGCTGGCCTCCATGCAGGAAGAGCTTGCCTTGTTACTTACCAAAGAACCTGCTTATCAGCAACGGGAACGGGACCTGGCCCTCTTTGAAAACTGTCTCCTGATTTTTCAATCCGATTTTGTCAATCTCGACAAGCTCCTGGTCAAGAAACAGAAATTAGCGGAGTCGGTCAGTGATGCTACCCAACAATTTGGATCCGTTACAAAACGATTGGCCGGTCTGCAAAATGTGTTTGAAGCCGCTAAGCAAGCATATGAAACCCGGGAAGAACTTCAGCAAAAGGCCGATGAACTGGATACCGTTCAGCAAATTAGGACGCTGCACCAGTCGATTGGGCAACAAGCACGCAATCGGGATGTGCTAACGGGTCAACTCAATCAGCAGGTTAGTCAGCTCGAGCGCTACAAGGCTGACAGATCCAACCACCAGCGTATAATCGATACAGCTATTGGACGCACGTCCGATATAGGGCGCCTTTATGAAGTCAAGGAGTGGTTTACACGGTATAAACCGCTGAAAAAGCAGGCCGACGATCTAAAGACAGCCGTTGACAAGTATGACCTGACCATTGACGCACTCAAGCAACAAAAAAACCAGGCATTGGTGGGGTTTCCGGCCGATTGGTCTGACCTAACGCTCAAAACTTTGCCCGATGCCATCGAGCAAGCTCTCGCCAGATTTAAAGAAGCGCGGCAAGAACGCGAGGAAAAGCACCGAAAGCTACTTGTACAGGATGAGCTACGGAAGTATGCCGATGCGCTAAACGAAGGACTGCCCTGCCCACTCTGCGGATCGGAACACCACCCAAATCGTCATATGGGAGATGAAGCAGATATCGATGTGAAAGGGAGTGAAGCGGGTTTAGATAAAGTAATCCAGCGGATCGAAATTACCAGCAAGTTACAACTCACAATCAATGAGCTAACGACAAAACTCCGGGCCGAACATGAGAACGGCAAACGGTTAATCCACGAACGAGCTGACATTGTTCGGCAGTTGACCGAACACGAGGATGCATTTGTGTGGAAGGAGTTCTCGAAAGAACAGGAAGGCATTGTGATTAATGCCATCCAGAAAGAAAATGAGACGCAGGGACAAATTCTGAGCGCTCAGCAGGCAATTCAGGATCTCGAAAAGCTCATTGGTGAAGCGGAGGCAATCCACAGCGACCTGACCAACAAAGTGGTCGACGCTGGTAACGCCATCTCGGGATTAAATGGCCAGTTGAAAACAGCAGCCGAATCACTTGAGCATTTTCGGCTGGACGAGGTCAAAAATTGGGATTTAAACCAAATCAATGACCTGCGTAATTCTCTGACGAAAGCGTATGAGCAGGTGAAAGTCCATTACGACGATGCCTCGAAGCAGAAAAGCGACGCTGAGAAGGACTTGGCAACGGTTAAAGAGCAGATCCAACAGTTACAGAAACAGCTCGACGAAGTCATCACTGAACTAGAAAGTCTGGAAGCCAGTATCTCCCAAAATCTGACCAGTCAGGCGCTGACTCGCGAACAGGTGAAGCAAATTCTGCGATCGGATCTGGACATCAGGCAGGAAAAACAACAGATTAAAGAGTACAATGAGCAACGCAGCGGCTTACAACTGCAGGTCAGCACGCTGGAAGCTGAACTGGCCGAGCACCCATTTGATCCGGTGGCTTTAGCAACCATCCAGCAGCAACTGGCAGTAGTGCAGACCGAAAAAGATGCGCTCAACAAAGAACATGGCCGCGCGACCAGCGTACTGGAATCGCTCAAGAACCAGTGGCAGCAGAAGAAAGAACACCAAAAACGGCACGACGCCCTTGAACTGCGCCGGCAGGATCTGAAGAAGATGGACGAGATGTTCCGGGCGCAGGGATTCGTCAACTACGTATCGTCGGTCTACCTGAAGAACCTCTGCGAATCGGCCAACGAACGGTTCTTCAAGCTGACCAATAACCAACTGAAACTCGAACTCGACGAGAAAAATAATTTCCTGGTGCGCGACTACCTGAACGGGGGCGATGTGCGAAGCGTGAAAACGTTGTCGGGTGGACAGACTTTCCAGGCTGCGTTGTCGCTGGCGCTGGCGTTATCGGATAACATTCAGCACCTGACCAAAGCGAAACAGAATCTCTTTTTCCTCGACGAAGGATTCGGAACACTTGACAAAGACGCCCTGCAAACGGTGTTCAAAACCCTGAAAGCACTACGGTCGGAAAATCGTGTGGTGGGTATTATCTCCCACGTCGAAGAACTGCAACTCGAAGTCGACAACTACATCCGCGCCGAATCGACAGAAGAAGGCAGCCGGATTATCCGAAGCTGGGAGAAAAAGGAGTAA
- a CDS encoding metallophosphoesterase family protein: MKILHTADWHLGKRLQDFQRYDEQVAVLNEIVQIADDQQIDLVLVAGDLFDTFNPDPKAEDLLYSTLKRLSNGGSRAVVAIAGNHDNPNRLEAQDHFARECSIVLTGFPQTEFRPFDCDIKILRSAPGFVELQLPDYTYPVRIILTPYANESRMRTYLGLLTAEEELRQHLQRHWENLATSFMDTAGVNLLVAHLFVMKRGGEQPEESDDERSILQVGGASVVYTDMIPAQVQYTALGHLHRYQQLDGGHAPVVYSSSPLAYSFAEADQQKYVVIVDVEPGQQATVTSVPLKVGKRLLRPRFTRVDEAVEWLQQNQECYAEITMQTTSYLTSEERRQLQQAHSALVTIVPDVRDIDKTGEVEASQTIDLTQSMEHLFTDYFKNKNKGQEPNERLKQLFKEILATDSE, from the coding sequence ATGAAAATATTGCACACAGCAGACTGGCATTTGGGAAAACGGTTGCAGGATTTTCAACGGTACGATGAGCAAGTAGCTGTTCTGAATGAAATTGTACAGATCGCCGACGACCAGCAGATTGATCTGGTTCTGGTAGCGGGTGATCTATTTGACACCTTTAATCCGGATCCAAAAGCCGAAGACCTATTATATAGTACACTCAAGCGTCTATCCAACGGAGGTAGTAGGGCTGTGGTGGCCATTGCCGGTAACCACGACAATCCAAATCGGCTCGAAGCGCAGGATCACTTCGCCCGCGAATGCAGCATTGTCCTGACCGGTTTCCCCCAAACTGAATTCCGCCCCTTCGATTGCGATATCAAGATTTTACGATCGGCACCGGGTTTTGTGGAGTTACAACTACCGGACTATACCTATCCCGTTCGTATCATACTGACGCCTTACGCCAATGAATCCAGAATGCGGACTTACCTCGGCCTACTCACGGCCGAAGAGGAGTTGCGTCAGCACCTACAACGACACTGGGAAAACCTGGCTACGTCCTTTATGGATACGGCGGGGGTAAATCTGCTGGTCGCTCATTTGTTCGTGATGAAGCGGGGTGGTGAGCAGCCTGAGGAGTCTGATGATGAGCGAAGCATTCTTCAGGTTGGAGGAGCATCAGTCGTTTATACGGACATGATTCCTGCTCAGGTTCAGTATACGGCACTAGGGCATTTGCACCGCTATCAACAATTAGACGGCGGTCACGCGCCTGTTGTGTATAGTAGCAGTCCCCTAGCCTACAGTTTTGCCGAAGCAGATCAGCAGAAGTACGTTGTCATCGTGGATGTTGAGCCAGGGCAACAGGCTACTGTTACGTCCGTACCGCTGAAAGTAGGCAAACGACTACTGCGTCCACGGTTTACCCGGGTTGATGAAGCAGTAGAATGGTTACAGCAAAACCAGGAATGCTACGCCGAAATCACGATGCAAACGACATCGTACCTCACCAGCGAAGAGCGTCGGCAATTGCAGCAGGCGCACAGTGCGTTGGTAACGATCGTGCCGGATGTACGCGATATTGACAAGACGGGCGAGGTGGAGGCTAGCCAGACTATCGATCTGACGCAGAGTATGGAGCACCTCTTCACCGATTATTTTAAGAATAAGAACAAGGGCCAGGAGCCAAACGAACGCCTGAAGCAGCTGTTCAAAGAGATTTTAGCGACAGATTCCGAATGA
- a CDS encoding 2-isopropylmalate synthase, which produces MSQRVYIFDTTLRDGEQVPGCQLSTDEKVIVAKELELLGVDIIEAGFPVSSPGDFRSIVEISKAITEPTVCALSRAVKGDIDAAGESLKFAKRGRIHTGIGSSDIHIQNKFGSTREKILEQAVAAVKHAKTYVEDVEFYAEDAGRADLVFLAQLTEAVIKAGATVVNIPDTTGYCLPDEYGRKIAYIYEHVSNVHQATISIHCHNDLGLATANSLAGIMNGARQVEVTMNGIGERAGNTSLEEVVMALKVKKELGFYTNVNSTRLFPVSNLVAEMMNMPVQANKAIVGRNAFAHSSGIHQDGFLKHSENYEIMNPQDVGVDKSLILLTARSGRHALKHRLELLGYRYDKPTLDGIYSRFLDMADIRKEVNDKDLMELVR; this is translated from the coding sequence ATGAGTCAGCGAGTATATATCTTCGACACTACCCTACGAGACGGCGAGCAAGTACCAGGCTGCCAACTCTCGACCGACGAAAAGGTTATTGTGGCTAAGGAGCTGGAGCTATTAGGCGTAGATATTATTGAGGCCGGATTCCCGGTTTCCAGTCCCGGCGATTTCCGGTCTATTGTCGAGATTTCGAAGGCAATTACGGAGCCAACCGTATGTGCGCTCAGTCGGGCTGTGAAGGGCGATATTGACGCTGCCGGCGAATCACTCAAGTTCGCGAAACGGGGTCGTATCCACACCGGAATTGGCTCATCAGACATTCACATTCAGAACAAGTTTGGCAGCACCCGGGAAAAGATTCTGGAGCAGGCCGTTGCGGCCGTCAAACACGCCAAGACGTATGTTGAAGACGTAGAGTTTTACGCCGAAGACGCTGGTCGCGCTGATCTCGTTTTTCTCGCACAATTGACTGAAGCGGTCATCAAAGCGGGTGCTACGGTTGTAAACATCCCGGATACAACCGGTTATTGCCTACCGGATGAATATGGCCGTAAAATAGCTTACATCTATGAGCACGTCTCGAATGTGCACCAGGCTACTATATCGATTCACTGCCACAATGATCTTGGCCTGGCAACGGCCAATTCGCTGGCGGGCATTATGAACGGAGCTCGTCAGGTTGAAGTGACCATGAACGGTATTGGTGAGCGGGCGGGCAACACCTCACTTGAAGAAGTGGTAATGGCGCTTAAGGTCAAGAAAGAGCTTGGCTTCTACACTAACGTTAATTCAACTCGTCTGTTCCCGGTTAGTAATCTGGTGGCCGAAATGATGAATATGCCTGTCCAGGCCAACAAAGCTATTGTTGGACGTAATGCCTTCGCGCATTCATCAGGTATTCACCAGGATGGTTTCCTGAAACATTCCGAGAACTACGAGATCATGAATCCGCAGGATGTGGGTGTTGACAAGTCACTGATCCTGCTGACCGCCCGCTCGGGCCGGCATGCGCTGAAGCACCGGCTGGAGCTGTTAGGTTACCGCTATGACAAGCCAACGCTGGATGGTATCTATTCGCGTTTTCTTGACATGGCCGATATCCGTAAAGAGGTCAACGACAAAGACCTGATGGAATTGGTACGGTAA
- the leuB gene encoding 3-isopropylmalate dehydrogenase — MKKHIVVIAGDGIGQEVTTVGKQVLDAIAKKYNHEFTYDTALIGHAAIEETGSPLPEETITKSKASDAILFGAVGHPKYDNDPSAKVRPEQGLLGIRKALGLYANLRPIKLFDELLSASSIKPEILRGADILFFRELTGDVYFGERGRKDDNNTAFDTMIYSRYEVERITIKAFEAAMTRRKKLCSVDKANVLESSRLWREVVQEIAPRYPEVTVEHQFVDAAAMLLIKDPCRFDVVVTGNLFGDILTDEASQIAGSMGMLASASVGDTTGLYEPIHGSAHDITGKGVANPLASVLSVALMLDISFCMKAEAEAVVQAVDSVLKAGFRTGDIAEATTPREMILGTQAMGEQVLKALV; from the coding sequence ATGAAGAAACACATTGTAGTCATTGCCGGCGACGGTATTGGCCAGGAAGTAACAACCGTTGGCAAACAGGTACTTGATGCCATCGCAAAAAAATACAACCACGAGTTCACATACGACACCGCTCTGATTGGCCACGCGGCAATCGAAGAAACGGGCAGTCCACTCCCGGAGGAAACGATTACTAAATCGAAAGCCTCCGACGCCATTCTGTTTGGGGCAGTTGGCCACCCCAAGTATGACAATGACCCATCGGCTAAGGTCCGACCTGAGCAGGGTTTGCTAGGGATCCGTAAGGCATTGGGCCTGTACGCGAACCTGCGTCCTATCAAGCTTTTTGATGAGCTATTGAGCGCATCAAGTATCAAACCCGAAATTCTTCGGGGCGCAGACATTCTCTTTTTCCGCGAGCTGACCGGCGACGTATATTTCGGCGAACGGGGTCGAAAAGACGATAACAACACAGCGTTTGACACCATGATCTACAGCCGTTATGAAGTTGAACGGATCACGATCAAGGCGTTTGAAGCTGCTATGACCCGTCGTAAAAAACTATGTTCTGTCGACAAAGCAAACGTGCTTGAATCGTCCCGCTTGTGGCGGGAAGTGGTGCAGGAAATCGCTCCACGCTATCCGGAAGTTACCGTCGAGCACCAGTTCGTTGATGCAGCTGCGATGTTGCTTATCAAAGACCCGTGCCGTTTCGACGTAGTGGTTACAGGTAATTTGTTCGGCGATATTCTCACTGACGAAGCTAGTCAGATTGCAGGATCAATGGGAATGCTGGCATCGGCGTCGGTTGGCGACACGACCGGTCTGTACGAACCCATTCATGGTTCGGCCCACGACATTACGGGAAAGGGCGTCGCCAATCCATTGGCTTCTGTTCTATCCGTAGCGCTTATGCTGGATATCTCCTTTTGTATGAAAGCCGAAGCTGAAGCGGTTGTACAGGCCGTAGATTCTGTGCTGAAAGCTGGCTTCCGAACGGGTGATATTGCCGAAGCAACCACCCCGCGCGAAATGATCCTTGGTACACAGGCTATGGGCGAGCAGGTGCTCAAAGCCTTAGTGTAA